In Pedobacter sp. WC2423, the following are encoded in one genomic region:
- a CDS encoding reverse transcriptase domain-containing protein yields MQPNLTTNNTEYLLSKIAVRITVKFKESILVTTNTGGSGVIYFTSADCNYLYVFTALHCIFGQREVIENKNVYHHAISDIDYVLVEHNENLATSSFRAQKVTAQDIFIHPKRDFCILKVDKKLIANRTGFPEIVLHSNKRDSGSFRSAGFPNSNRDIYSPLTYTFSSSSPDGIIVIRSEGTIHSDGAIDLISGYSGSGLLLSKGPVLVGIITKLADESALANNIHALDLSFVDINKILLEVDENLEEVNYTNNAKKIIVDEQENLIDLSRIEVNGVHLDIWKAVGNIKSDINDDWFQDPVRFADMLYSGTIYQIIQDNIVDGSYVPQAPEIYTVPKEGFTTRRAVQNSIIDRVIYQAVTDVIAQELDHILINTVYSARYNYDKSSNHTYFFNNSVEQWQKFQHQILESINIESPYLVVTDITNYYDNISLAALKTKLDDHISDVKNPAEYRNAITLLTQLIAKWQSNMGYTSNGIPQNRDASAFIANLFMAHIDRQMVGEFPNYYRFMDDIRIVCEDKYQARKALMSLIDKLSEIGLNLNSQKTNVLNWSDPEERKKIEEYTPITDRQIDQICTLNNSNKPRELQIAVGMVNDLFHYSVEHYQELGSPKKFRFSIERLQRFARTPGFRDLINFSDIVSAIAKWFEDSPWHAETYIRFLMAIDKDYITKSLLDVLITSITDPGKNIYTWQSYSIFKLLAYHKITDPALLLYAEKLITNSQGTEKAPEVAGACIYFAALSPGAVSIIKRSFNKGFFNTYISQRSALLCLESVPQINLTAELDRGLKTVHQNAYVAFLTTGKKSDLVSGPGEIKLKDIPRDLPLFVSL; encoded by the coding sequence ATGCAACCAAATTTGACAACCAATAACACCGAATACTTGCTCAGTAAAATTGCAGTTAGGATTACTGTAAAGTTTAAAGAAAGCATTTTGGTCACCACAAATACCGGGGGGAGCGGGGTAATCTATTTCACTTCGGCTGATTGTAACTATTTATATGTTTTCACAGCACTCCATTGTATCTTTGGGCAAAGAGAGGTTATTGAGAATAAAAACGTTTACCATCATGCCATAAGTGATATTGATTATGTTCTCGTAGAACACAATGAAAACCTTGCCACCAGCAGTTTCCGCGCACAGAAAGTTACAGCGCAAGATATTTTTATCCACCCCAAACGTGATTTCTGTATCTTAAAGGTTGACAAGAAGCTGATAGCCAATCGCACCGGTTTCCCAGAGATAGTCCTTCATTCTAATAAACGTGATTCAGGAAGTTTCAGGTCGGCTGGATTTCCAAATTCAAACAGGGATATTTACTCTCCACTTACTTATACTTTTTCCAGTTCTTCTCCCGATGGGATTATTGTTATCCGATCAGAGGGCACAATACATTCCGACGGTGCAATTGATTTGATCAGTGGATACTCTGGTAGTGGATTGTTGCTGAGCAAGGGCCCGGTTCTGGTCGGGATTATTACGAAACTTGCCGATGAGTCTGCCCTTGCAAACAATATTCACGCACTGGATTTGAGCTTTGTAGATATAAATAAGATTCTCTTAGAAGTAGATGAAAACCTAGAAGAGGTTAACTATACAAATAATGCAAAAAAAATCATAGTTGATGAACAGGAAAATCTCATTGATCTAAGCCGCATAGAGGTTAATGGTGTTCATCTCGATATTTGGAAAGCTGTAGGTAACATCAAGAGCGATATAAATGACGACTGGTTCCAGGATCCAGTCAGGTTTGCGGATATGCTTTATTCGGGGACAATTTACCAGATTATCCAAGATAATATCGTTGATGGAAGCTACGTACCTCAAGCTCCGGAAATATATACCGTTCCAAAAGAAGGGTTTACGACCAGACGCGCTGTGCAGAACAGTATAATTGACCGTGTAATCTATCAGGCGGTAACGGACGTGATTGCCCAAGAACTTGATCACATATTGATCAACACGGTATACTCCGCAAGATATAACTATGATAAAAGCAGTAACCACACTTATTTCTTTAACAATTCTGTAGAGCAATGGCAAAAATTCCAACATCAGATCTTAGAATCGATAAACATAGAGAGTCCCTATCTTGTGGTGACCGACATCACTAATTACTATGACAACATCTCACTTGCGGCACTGAAAACAAAATTGGACGATCATATTTCTGATGTTAAAAATCCTGCAGAATATAGGAATGCTATTACGCTTCTTACCCAACTGATAGCTAAATGGCAGTCCAATATGGGGTATACAAGCAATGGCATCCCACAGAACCGGGATGCCTCTGCTTTTATTGCCAATCTTTTTATGGCGCACATCGACAGGCAGATGGTAGGGGAGTTTCCAAATTACTACCGGTTTATGGATGACATAAGAATTGTATGCGAGGACAAGTATCAGGCAAGGAAAGCACTTATGTCCTTGATAGATAAACTTTCGGAGATTGGTCTGAACCTAAATTCGCAGAAAACCAATGTCTTAAACTGGTCGGATCCGGAAGAAAGGAAAAAAATAGAAGAATACACGCCCATAACCGATAGGCAGATAGACCAGATATGTACGTTAAATAATTCAAATAAGCCTCGAGAACTTCAGATTGCGGTTGGCATGGTCAATGATCTATTTCATTACTCAGTGGAACATTATCAGGAGCTGGGTAGCCCGAAAAAATTCAGGTTTTCCATTGAGCGTTTACAGCGGTTTGCAAGGACGCCTGGGTTCCGCGATCTGATCAACTTTTCCGACATTGTTTCCGCTATCGCAAAATGGTTCGAGGACAGCCCCTGGCATGCGGAGACATACATACGCTTCCTGATGGCGATAGATAAAGATTATATAACCAAATCACTCTTGGATGTACTGATTACCTCCATCACTGATCCGGGTAAAAACATCTACACATGGCAATCCTACTCAATATTTAAACTGCTTGCCTACCATAAAATTACAGACCCAGCGTTGTTGCTTTATGCGGAAAAGCTGATTACCAATTCCCAGGGAACTGAAAAAGCTCCAGAGGTTGCCGGGGCGTGCATTTATTTTGCCGCATTAAGCCCGGGCGCAGTGTCGATTATCAAACGTAGTTTTAATAAAGGCTTTTTCAATACCTATATTTCTCAACGAAGTGCTTTGTTATGCCTGGAGTCTGTTCCCCAGATCAATCTTACTGCTGAGCTCGACAGGGGCCTAAAGACCGTTCACCAGAATGCTTACGTGGCCTTTTTGACAACTGGAAAAAAATCAGACCTGGTTTCCGGACCGGGTGAGATAAAATTAAAAGATATCCCAAGGGATCTACCATTATTTGTTTCTTTATGA